The DNA sequence CTTGCCATGTAGGCCTCAGCCTACATGGCAAgagctctaccagtgtgagccaccgggacgccccaaaaagcttttttttttaaagttttttttttttttaagtttttttttttacactggagCTGCCTCCAATCAATCATATTGTATTGTACTATATCATATCTTAACATAAACTGACATAACCTAATCTAATCTAGAATTACCTAAAAGAAGTCATAAAATAGTAAACATTGCCTGTTATAAATTCCCCCAGCCCAACCAGATacattcaaatgtcttgttataATCGACCAACAGTCTAAAGACTAAATATATAAACTTAATAACcataaatgacaaagaaaagcatcaaatcTATATGTGAGAAGCTGGTACCAGAGAATATGTGGCATGTTTTGCTCACAAAACTCAACTTTAGAACTCGTCCTTTCTCTTCTTtgtgttcttcttctcctccttgtgGAAGACTTTCCCATCTGCCTGCTTCTTCCAGCTCAGTTTGATGTTGTCATCCAACCCCTGGTTCTTCAGCCTCTGTTTCATCTGAGATACAAAAAGTCCTCAACTTTatcactcagagagagagattacATACAGCATTATCTAGCATTTTCCCTTCCCTTTCCCTTTTCCCTTCCCTTACATTTTCCcgggggagcgtgtctatgtttcCCGGGTCCtttgttccccggtctgttagttttaccaccattactgccaaatcccatggcaaataggcctatgtaggcctacaggCTGTCTGACGCGCATATGCAAATCGGCCTGGACGAGGAAAGATTTGAGCTGCATGCAGCTCTTTAGCTGCTCTGTTAATTATGTTACTTTGTCTTGGACCAAGGGATCCTTTCAATGAATGTTAGTTcaagcggggaacataggacccggggaacataggaatGACCCATGTACACGTTAGAATGGAGTCAGGTTAGACCCTAagacgttttttgttttttttgttgaacgGATGTAGTTTCAGTTGTATTTTAGCCACATGGTAAACAAGCAAAACcgcagaaactagaagatgttaccTTTCAATGAAGCACTATACATGTACCCTACCatacccctaaccctacccaGGTTAGGGTTCTTTGTTTCATTCTGCTGTTCTGATTTTGCAAAAAATTTGAAGGAGTTACCTGCTTCATGATGTCATCCATCACAGTCTGGTCATTCAGGTCCACAGAGGAGCTCGTTTTCATCCTCAGTTTTATCACTTGCTTTGTTGTAgctgttggtaaaaaaaaagaagtttaatATTGGTGTTATATGCAGGGAACATTTACGTTTCATATATCACATACTACTCACATTGACCAAAGCAAATGAATGGTTTCCTCAAGTGGCAGTAATGATTCGCCCATTTTCCAGAGTTACTAAAATCTGCTGCCACACAAGACGCAGACAAACTGGAAGGTTTCCCCGAGCTCCAGAACCTGAAGGAGGAGTTACTTCCATCCGACCACTCCCAGGAGTTTCTGACAAGG is a window from the Centropristis striata isolate RG_2023a ecotype Rhode Island chromosome 18, C.striata_1.0, whole genome shotgun sequence genome containing:
- the LOC131990751 gene encoding C-type lectin 1-like; this translates as MDVRGTNATFAITPKAMNWTEAQSYCREHHTDLASVRNQAENLQVKNMMTTDYLWIGLVRNSWEWSDGSNSSFRFWSSGKPSSLSASCVAADFSNSGKWANHYCHLRKPFICFGQSTTKQVIKLRMKTSSSVDLNDQTVMDDIMKQMKQRLKNQGLDDNIKLSWKKQADGKVFHKEEKKNTKKRKDEF